TATGTACAATCGTTGCAGGCCGCCAAATTGGTTGAATGTTAATCTCGCGACAGCGCCGCTGATGAAAATGGGGGAATATCATAATTTTCTAATTATGAAATGAATCCTCTGGCGACGCTGAAGCGGGGCGGTTACCCTGAATCGATAGCCTAATGGGATAGGCGTCAAATCAAGAAGAGAGCAAGCATGAGTGATTCACAAATCCGCATTGCGATTGCGGGCGCCGGCGGCCGGATGGGCCGTCAATTGATCCAGGCGGTGCAGCAGGCGGAAGGCGTAGTGTTGGGGGCGGCGCTGTCGCGCCCGGGCTCCAGCCTGGTCGGCGTCGACGCCGGCGAGCTGGCGGGTATCGGCGCGCTGGGTGTCAAAGTAAGCGACAGTCTGGATAAGGTGGCGAACGAGTTCGATATTTTGATCGACTTCACCCGCCCGGAAAGCACCCGGGGCTACCTGGATTTTTGCGTGGCGCACCACAAGGCGATGGTGATCGGCACTACCGGCTTCGATGACGCCGGCAAACAGGCGATCCGCGATGCGGCGCAGCATATCGGCATCGTGTTCGCCGCCAACTTCAGCGTCGGCGTCAATCTGGTGCTGAAATTGCTGGAGAAGGCCGCTCAGGTGATGGGCGACTATACCGATATCGAAATCGTTGAGGCGCACCACCGCCACAAAGTGGATGCCCCGTCGGGCACGGCGCTGGCGATGGGCGAAGCGATCGCCGGCGCGCTGGGGCGCGATCTGAAAAGCTGCGCGGTTTATGCGCGCGAAGGCCACACCGGCGAACGCGATCCGAAAAGCATCGGCTTTGCCACCATTCGTGCCGGCGACATCGTCGGCGAGCATACCGCGCTTTTCGCCGACATCGGTGAACGGGTGGAGATCACCCATAAGGCCTCCAGCCGCATGACTTTTGCCAGCGGCGCGGTGCGCGCGGCTGCCTGGTTGCATAACCGGGATAAAGGCCTGTTTGATATGCGCGACGTGTTGAATTTGGACCAATTATAATTTATTTGCATACCATTGTGATGTGGTTGTGTTGATCATAATACTATGATAATCGGGCAATAATTTTATTGTCCTTTTTTTTAACATGAAAAATGAAGTGTAGGCGTAATTTTGTTTATTTGATCGTTGTTTTATGGTGTTTAACTTGCTAATCATCCCGTTTTTATCCGCTGAATCCCATTTCAGCGTCTTTTTGAGCCCATTCTGGCGCCATTTTCCGTCATTCAGCCTCGCAACCGTTTTCCAGCCCCGGTTTTATGTGTTTTTATCGCCGCTCAAGCCGCATGAACGCTGAGAACTGCAAAAATAAAACAAAAAATGGCAGTTTGGGTAGACAAGTTAGGCACTCATCATTAAAATGCGCCCAATTTGCCAAAAATTGGCCTCGCGGACGGTTTTTGCATTGATTTAGATCGCGATATCTGAATTAATATGCAAATATTGTGATTGATTATTCCTCGGAGGGTGTTTTGATAAAGTCAGCGCTATTGGTTCTGGAAGACGGAACCCAATTCCACGGTCGGGCCATCGGGGCAGAGGGTACGGCAGTGGGGGAAGTGGTCTTCAATACGTCGATGACCGGTTATCAAGAAATCCTCACTGATCCTTCCTATTCCCGCCAGATCGTTACTCTTACTTATCCTCATATCGGCAATGTCGGCACCAATGCTTCCGACGAAGAATCCTCTGCAGTACACGCCCAAGGCCTCGTCATTCGTGACCTCCCGCTGATCGCCAGCAACTATCGCAACGAAGAAAGCCTGTCCGACTACCTCAAGCGTCACAACATCGTGGCGATCGCCGATATCGATACCCGTAAATTAACCCGCTTGCTGCGCGAGAAGGGCGCCCAGAACGGCTGCATCATCGCCGCCGATTCGCCGGACGCTGCGCTGGCCCTGGCCAAGGCGCAAGGTTTCCCGGGGTTGAAGGGCATGGATCTGGCGAAAGAGGTCACCACTCAAGAGGCCTACAGCTGGCAGCAAGGCAGCTGGACGCTTGAAGGCGACCTGCCTGAAGCCAAAACCGCTGCGGAACTGCCGTTCCACGTAGTGGCTTACGACTACGGCGCGAAGCGCAACATCCTGCGCATGCTGGTGGATCGCGGCTGCCGCCTGACCGTGGTGCCGGCGCAGACCCCGGCCGCCGACGTGCTGAAAATGAATCCGGACGGCATCTTCCTGTCCAACGGCCCGGGTGACCCGGAGCCGTGCGACTACGCCATCGCTGCCATCAAACAGTTCCTGGAAACCGACATTCCGGTGTTTGGCATCTGCCTGGGCCACCAGCTGCTGGCGCTGGCCAGTGGGGCGAAAACCATGAAGATGAAGCTCGGCCACCACGGCGGCAACCACCCGGTGAAGGATCTGGACAACAACACTGTGATGATCACCGCGCAAAACCACGGCTTCGCCGTCGATGAAAACAACCTGCCGGCGAACCTGCGCGTGACGCACAAATCGCTGTTTGACCACACGGTGCAGGGCATTCACCGCACCGACAAGGCGGCGTTCAGCTTCCAGGGGCACCCGGAAGCCAGCCCAGGCCCGCACGATGCCGCGCCGCTGTTCGATCACTTTATCGAACTGATTGAGACTTACCGTTCTAACGCCAAATAATCAGGAGCAGTAAAAAATGCCAAAACGTACTGATATAAAAAGCATCCTGATCCTCGGCGCTGGCCCGATTGTTATCGGCCAGGCGTGTGAGTTCGACTACTCGGGTGCCCAGGCGTGTAAAGCGCTGCGCGAAGAGGGTTACCGCGTCATTCTGGTCAACTCCAACCCGGCGACCATCATGACCGACCCGGAAATGGCCGACGCGACCTACATCGAGCCGATCCACTGGGAAGTGGTGCGCAAGATCATCGAAAAAGAGCGCCCGGATGCGGTACTGCCGACCATGGGCGGCCAGACGGCGCTGAACTGCGCGCTGGAGCTGGAGCGTCAGGGTGTGCTGGCCGAGTTCGGCGTTACCATGATCGGCGCGACCGCCGACGCGATCGACAAGGCCGAAGACCGTCGCCGTTTCGACGTGGCGATGAAAAAAATCGGTCTGGATACCGCGCGTTCCGGCATCGCGCACACGATGGAAGAAGCGCTGGCGGTTGCCGCTGACGTTGGCTTCCCGTGCATCATCCGCCCTTCCTTTACTATGGGCGGCACCGGCGGCGGCATCGCTTACAACCGCGAAGAGTTCGAAGAGATCTGCGAACGCGGCCTGGATCTGTCGCCGACCAACGAGTTGCTGATCGACGAATCGCTGATCGGTTGGAAAGAGTACGAGATGGAAGTGGTGCGTGATAAGAACGACAACTGCATCATCGTCTGCTCCATCGAAAACTTCGACGCCATGGGCATCCACACCGGCGACTCTATCACCGTCGCACCGGCCCAGACCCTGACCGATAAGGAATACCAAATCATGCGCAACGCCTCGATGGCGGTGCTGCGTGAGATCGGCGTAGAAACCGGCGGCTCCAACGTGCAGTTCTCGGTCAACCCGAAAACCGGCCGCCTGATCGTTATCGAAATGAACCCGCGCGTGTCGCGCTCTTCGGCGCTGGCGTCGAAAGCTACCGGCTTCCCCATCGCCAAGATCGCCGCCAAGCTGGCGGTGGGTTATACCCTCGATGAGCTGATGAACGACATCACCGGCGGCCGCACTCCGGCGTCGTTCGAACCGTCCATCGACTACGTCGTGACCAAGATCCCGCGCTTCAACTTCGAGAAGTTCGCCGGCGCCAACGATCGCCTGACCACCCAGATGAAGTCGGTCGGCGAAGTGATGGCCATCGGCCGCACCCAGCAGGAGTCGCTGCAAAAAGCGCTGCGCGGTCTGGAAGTGGGCGCTACCGGTTTCGATCCGAAAGTGAGCCTGGACGATCCGGAAGCGCTGACCAAAATCCGCCGCGAGCTGAAAGACGCCGGTTCTGACCGCATCTGGTACATCGCCGACGCCTTCCGCGCCGGTCTGTCGGTTGACGGCGTCTTCAACCTGACCAACGTCGACCGCTGGTTCCTGGTGCAGATTGAAGAGCTGGTACGCCTGGAAGAGCAGGTGGCCGAAGCGGGCATCAACGGCCTGAACAAAGAGTTCCTGCGCACCCTGAAGCGCAAGGGCTTCGCCGATGCGCGTCTGGCCAAGCTGGCCGGCGTCGCCGAGAGCGAGATTCGCAAGCTGCGCCACAGCCACGGCCTGCACCCGGTATACAAACGCGTGGATACCTGCGCGGCGGAGTTCGCCACCGACACCGCCTACATGTACTCCACCTATGAAGAAGAGTGCGAGTCCAACCCGACCAACGACCGGCCGAAAGTGATGGTGCTGGGCGGCGGGCCGAACCGCATCGGCCAGGGCATCGAGTTCGACTATTGCTGCGTACACGCCTCGCTGGCGCTGCGCGAAGACGGCTACGAGACCATCATGGTCAACTGCAACCCGGAAACCGTCTCCACCGATTACGACACCTCTGACCGCCTGTACTTTGAACCAGTAACGCTGGAAGACGTGCTGGAAATCGTGCGCATCGAGAAGCCGAAAGGCGTTATCGTCCAGTACGGCGGCCAGACCCCGCTGAAGCTGGCGCGCGAGCTGGAAGCCGCAGGCGTGCCGGTCATCGGCACCAGCCCGGACGCTATCGACCGCGCCGAAGACCGCGAGCGCTTCCAGCAGGCGGTCAACCGCCTGGGCCTGAAGCAGCCGGCCAACGCCACCGTTACCGCCATCGAGCAGGCGGTGGAGAAGGCGGCTGCCATCGGTTATCCGCTGGTGGTGCGCCCTTCCTACGTGCTGGGCGGCCGGGCGATGGAAATCGTCTATGACGAAACCGACCTGCGCCGTTACTTCCAGACTGCGGTCAGCGTGTCCAACGATGCACCGGTGCTGCTGGATCGCTTCCTGGACGATGCGGTGGAAGTGGACGTCGACGCTATCTGCGACGGCGAGCGCGTGCTGATTGGCGGCATCATGGAACACATCGAGCAGGCGGGCGTGCACTCCGGCGACTCCGCATGTTCGCTGCCGGCGTATACCCTGAGCCAGGAAATTCAGGACGTGATGCGTCGCCAGGTGGAAAAATTGGCGTTCGAGCTGCAGGTACGCGGCCTTATGAACGTGCAGTTCGCGGTGAAAGACAACGAAGTCTACCTGATTGAAGTGAACCCGCGCGCCGCGCGTACCGTACCATTCGTCTCCAAAGCGACCGGCGTGCCGCTGGCCAAAGTGGCTGCGCGCGTGATGGCGGGCAAAACGCTGGTTGAGCAGGGCGTGACCGAAGAAATCATCCCGCCGTACTACTCGGTGAAAGAAGTGGTGCTGCCGTTCAACAAATTCCCGGGCGTCGACCCGATTCTGGGGCCTGAAATGCGCTCTACCGGGGAAGTGATGGGCGTGGGCCGCACCTTTGCGGAAGCCTTCTCCAAAGCGATGCTGGGCAGCAACTCGGGCATGAAGAAGCAGGGCCGCGCGCTGCTGTCAGTGCGCGAAGGCGACAAGGCCCGCGTGGTTGATTTGGCCGCCAGCCTGCTGAAGCAGGGCTTCGAGCTGGACGCCACCCACGGCACCGCAGTGGTGCTGGGCGAAGCGGGCATCAACCCGCGCCTGGTCAACAAGGTGCACGAAGGGCGTCCGCACATTCAGGACCGTATCAAGAACGGCGAGTACACCTACATCGTCAACACCACGGCCGGCCGTCAGGCGATTGAAGACTCCAAGCTGATTCGCCGCAGCGCCCTGCAGTACAAGGTGCACTACGACACCACGCTGAACGGCGGCTTCGCCACCGCGATGGCGCTGAAAGCGGATCCGACCGAACAGGTCACGTCGGTGCAGGAAATGCACGCGCGCATCAGCAAGTAACCGCGCGATAACGCTACGCCAGGGGGCGCTGCAGATGCAGCGCCCTTTTTTATTCAGCGAATTTGTCGGCTGGCGTTAAAAATTTCCGCTATCAATCAGTGGGCAAACTGTCACCCTGTGTGATTGGTATATGCTTGGTGTATTGGCAAGGAACGAAGGAACGACGATAACAATGATTCTGATAATTTATGCTCACCCGTATCCCCGGCATTCGCATGCCAATCAGCGCCTGCTGCAGGCGGTGAGGGATCTCCCCGAGGTCGAGGTGCGCTCGCTGTATGAGCTGTACCCCGATTTCAATATCGACATCAACGCCGAGCAACGGGCGCTGGAGCGCGCCGACCTGGTGGTGCTGCAGCATCCAATGCAATGGTACAGCTTCCCGCCGCTGTTGAAACTGTGGATCGACAAAGTGCTGGAGCACGGTTGGGCCTACGGCCACGACGGCAACGCACTGGTGGGTAAAGACTGCCTGTGGGCGGTGACCAGCGGCGGCGACGAGCACCACTTCGAGCTGGGCGACTTTCCCAACTTCGCCGCGCTGGCGCAGCCGCTGCAGGCCACGGCGATCTATTGCGGCATGAACTGGCAGCCTTATTTCGCCCTGCACAATACCTTTACCTGCAATGAGCCGGCGCTGCTCGCCGCCGGCGAAGCCTATCGTCAGCGGTTGGTCGACTACCTGATGGAACATGCCGAAGCGGAAACCCGGGAGGCCAGCCATGGATAACCACCACATGATGATAGAGGGGCTGATCTACCTCGGCTCCGCGGCGCTGTTTGTGCCGATCGCGGTGCGATTGGGGCTGGGCTCGGTGCTCGGTTACCTGATTGCCGGCTGCATCATTGGCCCCTGGGGGCTGAAGCTGGTGTCGGACGCCGAGTCGATCCTGACCTTCGCCGAGATCGGCGTGGTGCTGATGCTGTTTATCATCGGCTTGGAGCTGGATCCCAAACGACTGTGGACGCTGCGCGCCTCGGTCTTCGGCGGCGGCAGCATTCAGATGGTGGGCTGTGGCCTGGCGCTGAGCGCCTTCTGTTACTTCCTCGGCCTCAACTGGAAGGTGGCGCTGCTGATCGGTCTGACGCTGGCGCTCTCATCCACCGCCATCGCCATGCAGGCGATGAGCGAACGCAACCTGACGCCGTCGCCGATCGGCCGCAGCGCATTCGCGGTGCTGCTGTTCCAGGATATCGCGGCGATCCCGCTGGTGGCGATGATCCCGCTGTTGGCCAGCAGCGGCGCCACCACCACGCTGGGCGCTTTTGTGCTGTCGGCAGCCAAGGTGGTGGGCGCGTTGACGATGGTGGTGCTGCTCGGCCGCTATGTCACCCGCCCGCTGCTGCACTTCGTTGCCCGTTCGGGCATGCGCGAAGTGTTCAGCGCCGTGGCGCTGTTCCTGGTGTTCGGTTTCGGCATCCTGCTGGAGATGGCCGGACTGTCGATGGCGATGGGGGCGTTCCTCGCCGGGGTGCTGCTGGCGAGCTCAGAATACCGCCACGCGCTGGAGAGCGATATTCAGCCGTTCAAGGGGCTGCTGCTGGGGTTGTTCTTTATCGGCGTCGGCATGTCTATCGACTTCGGCACGCTGTTCCATCACCCGCTGCTGATCGCCTCGCTGCTGCTGGGCTTTATGCTGATCAAGGCGGCGCTGCTGTGGCTGATTGGGCCGCTGCTCGGCGTGCCGAAGCGTCAGCGCGGCCTGTTCGCCATTCTGCTGGGGCAGGGCAGTGAGTTTGCCTTCGTGATCTTCAGCGCCGCGCAGCTGGCCGGCGTATTGCCGGTCGAATGGGCCAAGTCGCTGACGCTGGCGGTGGCGTTATCGATGGCGGCTACCCCGCTGCTGCTGGTGATCGCCGCGCAGCTGGAGAAAAATGCGCCGAAAGAGGAGCGCCCGGCTGACGTCATCGACGACGAAAATGCCAGCGTGATCATCGCCGGCTTCGGCCGTTTCGGCCAGATCGCCGGCCGCTTGCTGTTGGCCAACGGCGTACACACCGTGGTACTGGATCACGATCCTGACCATATCGAAACGCTGCGCAAATTTGACACCAAGGTGTTCTACGGCGACGCCACGCGCGCCGATTTGCTGGAGGCCGCCGGCGCCGCCCACGCCAAGGTGCTGATCAACGCCATCGACGACGTGGACGACAGCCTGGCGTTAACCGAGCTGGCCAGGCAGCACTTCCCGCATCTGAAGGTGGTGGCGCGGGCGCGCGACGTCGATCACTGGTATCAGCTGCGGCAGCTGGGGGTGGAAAAACCGGAGCGCGAAACCTTTGAAAGTTCGCTGCGCATCGGCCGCGAAACGCTGGAGCTGCTGGGGCTGGACGCCTATGAGGCGCGCGAGAAAGCGGACACGTTCCGCCGCTATAACCTGAAGATGCTGGAAGACACGCTGGAGAACTATCAGGATACCGAGTTCCGCATCGCCAGCCTGCAGCGGGCCAAGGAGATGCTCAGCGCGGCTATCGAGCAGGATCAGAATCGGTTGGCGCGGGTGCAGCAGACCGGTTGGCGCGGCAGTATCGACGGCAAGGCGCCGGAGGACGAAGTGGTGGAAGCCAAAGGATAAGAGCAGGGGCGCCAGATCGGCGCCCCGTTTTTTGCTTAGCTCAGCGCGACCTTGATGCCCAAGGCGATCAGCATACCGCCCAGCAGCTTGTCGACAATCTTCTGGGTCTTTTCCAGCCCGCGGCGCACCGGCCCGCTCTGGATCAGGAACACCAACAGCGGCCACCAGATGACCGACAGGCCGAGAATAATCCCCGCGTACCACAGCTTGTCGCCCAGGCCGGAATCGATCTGCAGCACCTGGGTGAATACCGCCAGGAAGAACAGGGTGGCCTTCGGGTTCAGCAGGTTGCACAAATAGCCTTGCGCAAAGGCACTCTTCAGACTGACCTGCTGCTGCGGCAAATTGCTGACGTTCATTTTGCCGCCGCCGCGCGACAGCAGCGCCTGGATACCGATCCACACCAGATAGACCGCCCCGGCGTATTTCAACAGGTTGAACAGCCACGGCGTGGTGGTGATCACCACCGCCAGCCCGGCGACGCAGTAGGACATGTGGGTAGCGACGCCGCAGATCACGCCGAAGGCGGTCATCATGGCGGCCAACCGCGGATAGCGGGCGGCGTTTTTAATCACCAGGAAAAAATCCGGGCCGGGGGAAAGCATGCCGAGGGCGGCAATGCCGGCGACGAACAGCGAAGTTTCAAGCATGGGAGCGTCTCGCGCAAAAGAGAGAGTTCTGGCGATAATAACGCCGCTTCCTCTGATGCGCATCAACCCAATGAGGTATTGTTAGGCTCTATGATAATAATTCATCTACCGCCAGCGATGGAGCATCATGCCGCAGACTAACGCCACAGACATGCCTGAGCCGCATCGGCAACAGCGTGAAATTACCCGCCTGTGCATTCAATGCGCGCTGCTGCTGTTGCAGCACGGCGCCGAGAGCACGGTGGTGGAACAGCTGTCGACCCGCCTGGGGCTGGCGCTGGGGATGGACAGCGTGGAAAGCTCGATCTCCGCCAATGCGGTGGTGTTGACCACCCTCAGCCACGGGGCCTGTCTGACCACCACCCGCAAGAACGTCGATCGCGGCATCAATATGCAGGTGGTGACCGAAGTGCAGCATATCGTGATCCTCGCCGAGCACCACCTGGCGGATGCGCACGACGTGGCGCGCCGTTTTGAAAGGATCCGGCCGTTGCGCTACCCGCGCTGGCTGGTGGTGCTGATGGTGGGGTTGTCCTGCGGATGCTTCAGCATGCTCAACGGCGGCGGCGGCGATGCCTTCCTGGTGACCTTTATTGCCAGCGGCGCGGCGATGCTGGTGCGTCAAATCCTAACCGCCCGCCAGATGAATCCGCTGATCAATTTTTGCCTGACGGCGTTTGTCGCTACGTCGATCTCCGGACTGCTGCTGCGCCTGCCGGCGTTTAAAGACACCTCGAGCGTGGCGATGGCCGCCAGCGTGCTGTTGCTGGTGCCGGGTTTCCCGCTGATCAACGCGGTGGCCGACATGTTCAAGGGGCACGTCAATACCGGGCTGGCGCGCTGGGCGATGGCCAGCCTGCTGACGCTGGCGACCTGCATCGGGGTGGTGATGGCGATGTCGCTGTGGGATCTGCGGGGGTGGTCATGAGTCTGCTGTGGGCATTGTTGCAGGAGATGCTGTTGGCGGCGGTGCCGGCGCTGGGCTTCGCCATGGTGTTCAACGTGCCGCTGCGCGCACTGCGCTATTGCGCGTTGCTCGGGGCAATCGGGCGCGGTTCGCGCATGTTGATGATGCACGGCGGCATGAACATCGAGTGGGCCTCGCTGCTGGCGGCAATCCTGATCGGTATCATCGGCATCTACTGGTCGCGTTGGCTGCTGGCGCATCCGAAGGTGTTCACCGTGGCGGCAGTGATCCCGATGTTCCCCGGCATTTCCGCCTATACCGCGATGATAACGGTGGTGGAAATCTCGCATCTTGGCTATAGCGAAGCCCTGATGGAAACCATGATCACCAACTTCCTCAAGGCCAGTTTCATCGTCGGCGCGTTGTCTATAGGCCTGTCGTTACCGGGCCTTTGGCTGTACCGCAAACGCCCCGGCGTGTGAAGTTTCCCGGCGGGAGATCGTTGGTTATTAGATATGCTGATAAGAGCTATCTTATATATTCATCTTGCTTGATTAGCCTATCGACGCCACTCAGGCCTTTACGTATAGTGTCACCAATTTTGCTGCCTACACAGGGTTAAACAATGATTATCAGCCTGATCGCTGCCTTGGCGGCGGATCGCGTTATTGGCATGGAAAACGCCATGCCGTGGCACCTGCCGGCGGACCTTGCGTGGTTTAAACGCAACACGTTGAATAAGCCGGTTATTATGGGCCGCAAGACCTTTGAGTCCATCGGCCGCCCGCTGCCGGGCCGCCACAATATCGTTTTGAGCAGCCGGCCGGGCAGCGAAGCCGGGGTGACCTGGGTGAGCTCGCTGGATGAGGCGCTGGCCGCCGCCGGCGATGTGGAAGAAGTGATGGTAATCGGCGGTGGGCGCATCTATACCCAGTTGCTGCCGCGCGCCGATCGTCTGTACCTGACGCACATCGACGCCGAAGTCGGCGGCGATACTCACTTCCCGGACTACGAGCCGGACGAGTGGGAAACCACGTTCAGCGAGTTCCACGACGCCGACGATCTGAACTCGCACAGTTATTGCTTCGAGATCCTGCAGCGCCGCTGATTTCCGCGCGTTAGCCAACTCTTCCCGGGGGCGCAAGCAATTGCGCCCCCGGCCTTTTTGCGCCTGTCGTTCGTAACCTTTCCGTCACATTACCTGATTAGTATGAAGCCCAACTCCGAGCGCCCCGGCAACTCTGGTGAATCTTGACCGTGGCGCCATAACTAAAAAGGTAACCACGCTATGACCAAGCAAATTGAGCAATTAGACGCCGACCGCCTGATCGATCCTACTCGCCGCAAACTGCTGCTCGGCAGCGCCGGCGCTGTCGGCCTGGCCGGTTTTCTCGGCGGCGGTATCTGGTCGGTCTCCGCCGAGGCGTTGGCCGATGATCTGCCGCCGAACAAGCTGCTGGGCTTTCAGGGTATCGCCGCCTCTACCGCCGACGAGGTGACCATCGCTCAGGGTTATCGTGCGGAGGTGCTGATCTCCTGGGGCGAGCCGCTGGTGGATGGCGCGCCGGCCTTCGATCCGCAGGGCAATAACAGCGCCGCCGATCAGGAAAAGCAGTTTGGCGACAACAACGACGGCATGAGCTTCTTCCCGATCGACGATCGCCACGGCGTGATGGCCATCAATAACGAATACGTTAACGAACAGTATCTGTTCGCCCATGGCGGTGCCAAGGCCACCAGCCTGGAAGAGGTGCGTAAATCGCAGGCGGCGCATGGTGTTTCCATCGTGGCGGTAAAGCGTATCGGCGAAGGCCAGCGTTGGGAATTGGAGCGCCCGTCGCGCTATAATCGCCGCATCACCGCCAACACCGAAATGCAGTTCAGCGGCCCGGCCGCCGGGCATCCGCTGCTGCAGACTGCCGCCGATCCGAGCGGGCGCAAGGTGCTGGGTACCTTCGGCAACTGCGCCAACGGCAAGACGCCGTGGGGCACCTACCTGACCTGCGAAGAAAACTTCGATACCTATTTCGGCACCCGTCAGGCCGATTACCCAACCACGCCGGAACAAAAACGCTACACGCTGAAGGTCAGCGAGCCGGAACGCAACTGGCCGGACTACGACGAACGGTTCGATGTGGCGAAGAACCCCAACGAATTCAACCGCCACGGCTGGATTGTGGAGATCGACCCGCTGAATCCAACCTCGACGCCAATCAAGCACACCGCGCTGGGCCGTTTTAAACATGAAAATGCGGCGGTGATCGTGGCCAAAGACGGTCGCCTGGTGGTGTACATGGGTGACGACGAGCGAGGCGAACATATCTACAAGTACGTTTCCAAAGGCGTGGTCGACGCCGCCAATCCGGCCAACAATCGCACGCTGCTGGACGAAGGGACGCTGTACGTGGCGCAGTTCGACGGCGACGAAGCAGGCACGCCGCTGAAGGGCAAAGGACGCTGGATTGCGCTCGAATTCGGCAAGAACGGCCTGACGCCGGAGAACGGCTTCCGCGACGAGGCCGAAGTGCTGATCTTCGCCCGCAAGGCGGCGCAGCAGGTCGGGGCTACCAAAATGGATCGTCCGGAGTGGATAGCGGTGAACCCGCATGACGGCCGCGCGTACTGCACGCTGACCAACAACAGCAAGCGCGGTGAGGAAGGGATGCCGCTGAACGCCGCCAACCCGCGGCCGAACAATATCTATGGCCAGATCATTCGCTGGGATGAAGGCGGCGACGCCACCGCCGACACCTTTGCCTGGGACATGTATGCGCTGTGTGGCAACCCGATAGCCCACCCGGAAGGCGTCAACCGCGGCACGCCGAACATCACGGCGGACAACACGTTCAACAGCCCGGACGGGCTGGGCTTCGATCGCGCCGGCCGCCTGTGGATCCTCACCGATGGCAAGTACAGCAACAAGGGGGACTACGTCGGACAGGGCAACAATCAGATGCTGGTGGGCGATCCGGTCAGCGGTGAAATTCGCCGTTTCATGGTGGGGCCGAAGTCCTGTGAACTGACCGGTATCACCTTCACTCCGGACTACAAGACGATGTTCGTCAACGTGCAACATCCGGGAGAAGAGGGGGACTCGCACTTTCCGAACAACAGTCCACGCCCGCGTTCATCGGTATTGATGATCACGCGTGAAGATGGCGGGGTGATTGGAGCATAAGGCGGGTAAAGAGAACAAAGGCGGCTCCGGGGCCGCCTTTATGTTTTCAGGACGCGGCTAATCTGCCGGCTTGGCCAGGCGCCTCGCCACGGTTGGCGGGCTGCGTGAAGTAACG
The sequence above is drawn from the Serratia sp. FDAARGOS_506 genome and encodes:
- the kefC gene encoding glutathione-regulated potassium-efflux system protein KefC; translated protein: MDNHHMMIEGLIYLGSAALFVPIAVRLGLGSVLGYLIAGCIIGPWGLKLVSDAESILTFAEIGVVLMLFIIGLELDPKRLWTLRASVFGGGSIQMVGCGLALSAFCYFLGLNWKVALLIGLTLALSSTAIAMQAMSERNLTPSPIGRSAFAVLLFQDIAAIPLVAMIPLLASSGATTTLGAFVLSAAKVVGALTMVVLLGRYVTRPLLHFVARSGMREVFSAVALFLVFGFGILLEMAGLSMAMGAFLAGVLLASSEYRHALESDIQPFKGLLLGLFFIGVGMSIDFGTLFHHPLLIASLLLGFMLIKAALLWLIGPLLGVPKRQRGLFAILLGQGSEFAFVIFSAAQLAGVLPVEWAKSLTLAVALSMAATPLLLVIAAQLEKNAPKEERPADVIDDENASVIIAGFGRFGQIAGRLLLANGVHTVVLDHDPDHIETLRKFDTKVFYGDATRADLLEAAGAAHAKVLINAIDDVDDSLALTELARQHFPHLKVVARARDVDHWYQLRQLGVEKPERETFESSLRIGRETLELLGLDAYEAREKADTFRRYNLKMLEDTLENYQDTEFRIASLQRAKEMLSAAIEQDQNRLARVQQTGWRGSIDGKAPEDEVVEAKG
- a CDS encoding LysE family translocator, which translates into the protein MLETSLFVAGIAALGMLSPGPDFFLVIKNAARYPRLAAMMTAFGVICGVATHMSYCVAGLAVVITTTPWLFNLLKYAGAVYLVWIGIQALLSRGGGKMNVSNLPQQQVSLKSAFAQGYLCNLLNPKATLFFLAVFTQVLQIDSGLGDKLWYAGIILGLSVIWWPLLVFLIQSGPVRRGLEKTQKIVDKLLGGMLIALGIKVALS
- a CDS encoding threonine/serine exporter ThrE family protein; the protein is MPQTNATDMPEPHRQQREITRLCIQCALLLLQHGAESTVVEQLSTRLGLALGMDSVESSISANAVVLTTLSHGACLTTTRKNVDRGINMQVVTEVQHIVILAEHHLADAHDVARRFERIRPLRYPRWLVVLMVGLSCGCFSMLNGGGGDAFLVTFIASGAAMLVRQILTARQMNPLINFCLTAFVATSISGLLLRLPAFKDTSSVAMAASVLLLVPGFPLINAVADMFKGHVNTGLARWAMASLLTLATCIGVVMAMSLWDLRGWS
- a CDS encoding threonine/serine exporter; translated protein: MSLLWALLQEMLLAAVPALGFAMVFNVPLRALRYCALLGAIGRGSRMLMMHGGMNIEWASLLAAILIGIIGIYWSRWLLAHPKVFTVAAVIPMFPGISAYTAMITVVEISHLGYSEALMETMITNFLKASFIVGALSIGLSLPGLWLYRKRPGV
- the folA gene encoding type 3 dihydrofolate reductase; this translates as MIISLIAALAADRVIGMENAMPWHLPADLAWFKRNTLNKPVIMGRKTFESIGRPLPGRHNIVLSSRPGSEAGVTWVSSLDEALAAAGDVEEVMVIGGGRIYTQLLPRADRLYLTHIDAEVGGDTHFPDYEPDEWETTFSEFHDADDLNSHSYCFEILQRR
- a CDS encoding PhoX family phosphatase is translated as MTKQIEQLDADRLIDPTRRKLLLGSAGAVGLAGFLGGGIWSVSAEALADDLPPNKLLGFQGIAASTADEVTIAQGYRAEVLISWGEPLVDGAPAFDPQGNNSAADQEKQFGDNNDGMSFFPIDDRHGVMAINNEYVNEQYLFAHGGAKATSLEEVRKSQAAHGVSIVAVKRIGEGQRWELERPSRYNRRITANTEMQFSGPAAGHPLLQTAADPSGRKVLGTFGNCANGKTPWGTYLTCEENFDTYFGTRQADYPTTPEQKRYTLKVSEPERNWPDYDERFDVAKNPNEFNRHGWIVEIDPLNPTSTPIKHTALGRFKHENAAVIVAKDGRLVVYMGDDERGEHIYKYVSKGVVDAANPANNRTLLDEGTLYVAQFDGDEAGTPLKGKGRWIALEFGKNGLTPENGFRDEAEVLIFARKAAQQVGATKMDRPEWIAVNPHDGRAYCTLTNNSKRGEEGMPLNAANPRPNNIYGQIIRWDEGGDATADTFAWDMYALCGNPIAHPEGVNRGTPNITADNTFNSPDGLGFDRAGRLWILTDGKYSNKGDYVGQGNNQMLVGDPVSGEIRRFMVGPKSCELTGITFTPDYKTMFVNVQHPGEEGDSHFPNNSPRPRSSVLMITREDGGVIGA